The following coding sequences lie in one Gadus morhua chromosome 20, gadMor3.0, whole genome shotgun sequence genomic window:
- the map2 gene encoding microtubule-associated protein 2 isoform X1 — protein sequence MADGQRSEDSAPQWNPSGRQDPSAPHGANGFSSSSSTTTTTSSSSSSSASAYRACQPGATGPFSSARENGFNGVMSGAHPVTAEQVSARIVQEVTAEAVAVLKGEQESLADTAKRLPSVEDTTNLPPSPPPSPAAQHFGPLERDVGDEEEAGPLRRFQNSRERCKFLAPSISVSVPEDEPYHSDEEYYEHPLFSPEWTRSGVRPVQAVPFRQIEEEETMEALTADYEEEVEEEEEEEESTEAAESEAAIEEQQWSGDEPELDSPPAEALGQAEAVGEVQAPAQDQVPAVIAVSDSSVDREMEEVEQEEQDEKEEEQEAEGEESPKKALKMESEKQDSEQSESMSPCSIGSDKRAEDSAEPQMQEFFAGERMVPESPTMDMPCFVPASTPNQAKEPTRSMTLQPTYGEPITVSEKQPSVELVEFTTIIEPSEFSPLEVKAHGGDAAMETRDKSGMSTYFETSTVDVDEAPRNRAEGYYELSTVGEENTETDSLTQEISYSTLAQIQELPGTNKGSTEDTRSFLAPDRNNDCKLSPGKLALDQRSYSLNITIGAMDSSGQGKPRNLSPLATDIMSYTSGSLDDTADYLPVTTPSVEKPSPFPPLILETAASVTSDCSSPPQSSGQATISSPQPESPGSPEDSKYSYKNGTVMAPDLPEMLDLGTRSRLASDNTDPEIMPKKSEAPAEVFTGDPMASFVAGQLSHSVSKSDSQIEEMGYCVFSEYSGPMPSPADVLSPIGSSAQVFTPSVLEAKMAEQARKQAVRDTSMDDKNQSIEVVDGDIKLDQNQTGKKDADEEKVEADKVNLDISETKPETIKPSPPTEAFVTPTVTVTLEEGGRCGSEAEQQHSGDGSVSDTEIADYERQIRKLEMEDRPLSMEEERELQELREKVKLVHQEAYEEVDAEEMYQLTGVAKDHIAKPAKTSPASSVDSVIDDDKLLSPVLSPAKRQVEAYGSPKRVISPVLGTSKDEADRNLREQKEAEKKAKDEVERKMNEEKQKKEEEQRERVVMEEKSKLEAERKLKEEQEIKEREIRKKEEDEKIEKEMKAQREKGDREQEEKEKIAKEFEKEKQEREQREKIEKEENDKKEKEEREKKEREEKEKEKAEKEKKEKEEIEKEKAEKVKKEKEEIERKEKEEIEKKEKEEKEKKEKEEIEKEKAEKLKKEKEEGERKEKEEIEKKEVEERAKREKEEKENNQNIPEPKPATSVGAALGATETVVGVKLGEKDANLTAKDSLEAQEDEDDIEVLDGTGEKAGTSTQACKEIPEPRAAIESVVTVEDDFITVVQTIDEEGEEPGHSVRFSAPPETAVHHVPGAEEEEECVEEAEEAEMEAGSLEEILDVPEAQEIPSSPDKEAKTTETEGRTESYDRDETTIDDSILDSSWIDTQDDDRSMATEMEQLPLAHDAAKTSDLKQEKQQTKQEKAVKTMAKESRAKGRVSTPERKPVRKEPVCIPREEAKKKKAVIKKTELTKKAETRSPARRSTMKPSARQTRPIQHHSCPRRRVTATSTDGRHPFSVARQSLDRVPHQCHTKRLQPTKIPALKSRVVKSLPHLPARPSSASSCKSQLAQNLDRLRPSSAEPLFPLSHRALGKKDGRSCSPEQRASVPRPASILTRHGRHGGHDQEESSTSITSSGSTAPRRPTSFRTEMKAEHRLGRASSMSGLALVRSRSARSGHSTPRTGGSTAVTPGTPPSYSSSSHNPATPRSLSLISQERRAVTVAVVRTPPKSPATTPKQLRILNQPLPDFKNVKSKIGSTENIKYQPKGGQKCRGPNLPTMAKRGASWIWKSVLRVVTVTLYLSAAHSVTWTKDPLMQILNKKLDFSRVQSKCGSRDNLKYTPRGGNVQIQNKKIDLSHVTSKCGSLDNIHHRPGGGNIRIESVRLDFKDKAQAKVGSLDNAGQPIGRGPFLIESHKVMFQAKPRDPGADIVVTSQSEGEGVEGGSPGGRLLSSSGSLDMLESPQLATLAEDVTAALAKQGL from the exons ATGGCGGACGGTCAGCGGTCCGAGGACAGCGCCCCCCAGTGGAACCCTTCAGGAAGGCAAGATCCGTCGGCCCCACACGGCGCCAAcggcttctcctcttcctcctccaccaccaccacaacttcctcctcctcctcctcctccgcctcagCCTACAGGGCCTGCCAGCCAGGGGCCACCGGGCCCTTCTCTTCAGCCAGGGAGAATGGCTTCAACGGGGTCATGAGCGGGGCCCATCCAGTGACCGCCG AGCAAGTGTCCGCACGGATCGTACAGGAAGTGACTGCGGAGGCGGTGGCGGTTCTgaaaggagagcaggagagcctAGCGGACACAGCCAAGAGGCTTCCTTCAG TTGAAGACACCACCAACTtgcccccctctccacctccttcccctgCTGCGCAACACTTCGGCCCGCTGGAACGAG ATgtaggggatgaggaggaggcggggcctcTCAGGCGCTTCCAAAACTCCCGTGAGAGGTGCAAGTTCCTCGccccctccatctctgtgtCCGTGCCCGAGGACGAGCCCTACCACTCCGACGAGGAGTACTATGAGCACCCCTTGTTCAGCCCAGAGTGGACACGCTCCGGCGTGCGCCCCGTGCAGGCCGTGCCCTTTAGACAGATCGAAG AAGAAGAAACCATGGAGGCTCTTACAGCCGACTacgaggaggaagtggaggaggaagaggaggaggaggagagtacaGAAGCAGCAGAATCTGAGGCAGCTATTGAGGAGCAGCAGTGGAGCGGGGATGAGCCTGAACTGGACAGCCCCCCAGCTGAAGCCTTAGGGCAGGCAGAGGCTGTAGGAGAGGTCCAGGCTCCGGCCCAGGATCAGGTCCCAGCAGTTATTGCTGTCTCAGACAGCTCTgtggacagagagatggaggaggtggagcaggaggagcaggatgagaaggaggaagagcaggaagcagagggtgaggagagCCCTAAGAAAG CGTTGAAGATGGAATCGGAAAAGCAAGACAGTGAGCAGAGCGAGTCCATGAGCCCATGCAGCATCGGCTCTGACAAGCGTGCCGAAGACAGCGCCGAGCCCCAGATGCAGGAGTTCTTTGCTGGGGAAAGGATGGTTCCGGAGAGTCCCACCATGGACATGCCCTGCTTTGTTCCTGCAAGTACGCCAAATCAAGCCAAAGAACCGACACGATCAATGACCCTGCAGCCTACGTATGGAGAACCCATAACCGTATCTGAGAAGCAGCCTTCGGTGGAGTTGGTTGAATTCACCACCATCATCGAACCTTCTGAATTCTCTCCTTTGGAGGTCAAAGCCCATGGAGGAGATGCCGCGATGGAGACGCGTGACAAATCTGGGATGTCAACGTATTTTGAAACCTCTACTGTGGATGTTGACGAAGCTCCACGTAATAGAGCAGAAGGTTACTATGAACTGAGCACAGTTGGAGAGGAGAACACTGAAACCGATTCTTTGACCCAAGAAATCAGCTACAGCACCCTTGCTCAGATCCAGGAATTGCCAGGAACCAATAAAGGCTCAACAGAAGACACCAGGAGTTTCTTGGCTCCTGACAGGAATAATGATTGCAAGTTGTCCCCTGGCAAATTAGCTTTAGATCAGAGGAGTTACTCCCTTAATATTACTATTGGCGCAATGGATTCCAGTGGGCAAGGCAAACCTAGAAACCTCTCTCCTCTAGCTACGGATATAATGTCCTATACCAGTGGAAGTCTAGATGATACAGCAGACTACCTCCCAGTGACTACCCCCTCTGTAGAGAAACCGTCACCCTTTCCTCCCTTGATCCTGGAGACTGCCGCCTCAGTCACTTCAGATTGTTCCTCTCCTCCACAGAGTTCTGGGCAAGCTACAATATCCAGCCCTCAGCCAGAGTCTCCTGGATCCCCTGAGGACTCCAAGTATTCCTATAAAAATGGTACAGTTATGGCACCAGACCTGCCTGAAATGCTAGACCTTGGGACACGCTCTAGGCTGGCGTCGGATAATACTGACCCAGAAATCATGCCAAAAAAATCGGAGGCCCCCGCTGAAGTGTTCACTGGTGACCCGATGGCTAGTTTTGTCGCAGGACAATTAAGCCACTCAGTCAGCAAATCCGACAGCCAGATAGAAGAGATGGGCTATTGTGTGTTTAGTGAATATTCCGGGCCCATGCCATCCCCTGCTGATGTCCTAAGCCCTATAGGTTCATCCGCTCAAGTCTTTACCCCCTCGGTCCTTGAGGCAAAAATGGCTGAGCAGGCTAGAAAACAAGCAGTTAGAGACACATCAATGGACGACAAGAACCAGTCCATAGAGGTTGTGGATGGTGACATAAAACTAGACCAAAATCAGACCGGCAAAAAGGATGCAGATGAAGAAAAGGTTGAGGCAGATAAAGTGAATCTGGATATTTCTGAAACTAAACCTGAGACCATAAAACCAAGCCCACCCACCGAGGCATTCGTAACACCAACTGTGACGGTCACTCTGGAAGAAGGCGGGAGATGTGGGAGCGAGGCCGAACAGCAGCACAGCGGCGACGGTTCCGTGTCGGACACCGAGATTGCTGACTATGAGAGGCAGATACGGAAGTTGGAGATGGAGGACCGTCCTCTCAGCatggaggaagagcgagagctCCAGGAACTGAGAGAAAAGGTCAAGCTGGTTCACCAGGAGGCCTACGAAGAGGTGGACGCTGAAGAGATGTACCAGTTGACCGGAGTGGCCAAAGACCACATCGCCAAGCCTGCCAAAACCTCCCCAGCCTCGTCTGTTGACAGCGTTATTGATGATGACAAGTTGCTCTCTCCGGTGCTCTCCCCAGCCAAGCGACAAGTAGAAGCCTATGGTTCTCCCAAAAGAGTGATCTCACCAGTGTTGGGTACAAGCAAGGACGAGGCAGATAGAAATCTAAGGGAACAGAAGGAAGCAGAAAAGAAAGCGAAGGATGAGGTTGAGAGGAAAATGAATGAAGAGAAacagaagaaagaagaagagcagagagagagggtggtaaTGGAAGAGAAATCTAAACTTGAGGCAGAGAGGAAGTTGAAGGAGGAGCAAGAaataaaagagagggagattagaaagaaagaagaggatGAAAAGATTGAGAAAGAAATGAAAGCCCAAAGGGAGAAAGGGGACAGAGaacaggaagagaaagagaagataGCAAAGGAGTTTGAGAAggaaaagcaagagagagagcaaagagagaaaatagaaaagGAAGAGAATGATAAGAaggaaaaggaagagagagaaaagaaggagcgggaagagaaagaaaaggagaaggcagagaaagaaaagaaggagaaggaagagataGAAAAGGAGAAGGCAGAGAAagtaaagaaggagaaggaagagatagaaaggaaggaaaaggaagagatagaaaagaaagagaaggaagagaaagaaaagaaggagaaggaagagataGAAAAGGAGAAGGCAGAGAAattaaagaaggagaaggaagagggagaaaggaaggagaaggaagagataGAAAAGAAGGAAGTTGAGGAGAGAGCAAAGAGggaaaaggaagagaaagaaaataaccAGAACATTCCTGAGCCTAAACCTGCGACAAGTGTTGGGGCGGCTTTGGGGGCCACCGAAACTGTTGTTGGAGTGAAGCTAGGTGAAAAAGATGCAAATCTCACTGCGAAGGATTCTTTGGAAGcgcaggaggatgaggatgatatCGAGGTGTTGGACGGGACCGGGGAAAAAGCTGGGACTTCCACGCAGGCTTGCAAGGAGATCCCAGAGCCCCGTGCGGCAATCGAGTCGGTGGTAACCGTGGAGGATGACTTCATCACTGTCGTCCAGACCATCgatgaagaaggagaggagccGGGACACAGCGTTCGCTTCTCCGCTCCTCCGGAGACTGCGGTCCACCATGTCCCTGGTgccgaagaggaagaggagtgtgtGGAGGAGGCTGAAGAGGCTGAGATGGAGGCTGGCAGTCTAGAGGAGATATTGGATGTCCCTGAGGCCCAAGAGATACCCTCCTCTCCAGATAAGGAGGCCAAGACCacggagacagagggacggacagagagcTACGACAGAGATGAAACCACCATCGACGACTCCATCCTGGACAGCTCCTGGATCGACACCCAAG ACGATGATAGGAGCATGGCCACAGAGATGGAACAGCTGCCATTGGCGCATGATGCTGCAAAGACGTCTGACCTGAAGCAGGAGAAGCAGCAAACCAAGCAAGAGAAGGCAGTGAAGACAATGGCTAAAGAGAGCAGGGCCAAGGGCCGCGTGTCCACACCAGAACGCAAGCCTGTGCGTAAGGAACCAGTCTGCATCCCCAGGGAGGAggctaaaaagaaaaaag CGGTGATCAAGAAGACAGAGCTGACCAAGAAGGCAGAGACCCGGTCCCCTGCCAGGAGGAGCACCATGAAGCCCTCCGCGCGCCAGACGCGGCCCATCCAGCACCACTCCTGTCCCAGGAGGAGGGTTACAG CCACTTCCACAGACGGCCGCCACCCCTTCAGCGTTGCAAGGCAGTCCCTGGACCGAGTG CCACATCAGTGCCATACTAAACGCTTGCAACCTACAAAGATCCCTGCACTGAAATCACGGGTGGTTAAAAGCCTTCCCCACCTGCCAGCTCGGccaagctccgcctcctcctgcaAATCACAGTTGGCACAGAACTTAGATAGGCTCCGCCCATCGTCAGCTGAGCCTCTGTTCCCTTTGTCGCATAGAGCCTTAGGCAAGAAG GACGGAAGGTCATGCAGCCCAGAGCAGCGCGCCTCCGTGCCACGGCCAGCCTCCATCTTGACCCGCCACGGTCGCCACGGCGGCCACGACCAAGAGGAgagctccacctccatcaccagctCGGGATCCACTGCTCCACGCAGACCCACCT CGTTCCGCACCGAGATGAAGGCCGAACACAGGCTTGGACGCGCCTCTAGCATGTCGG GCCTAGCGCTGGTGCGTTCCCGCTCAGCCCGCAGCGGCCACTCCACCCCCCGCACCGGGGGCTCCACGGCCGTCACCCCCGGCACCCCACCCAGCTACTCCAGCTCGTCACACAACCCGGCCACGCCCCGCTCCCTCAGCCTCATCTCCCAGGAGCGCCGGGCGGTGACGGTGGCTGTGGTGCGCACGCCGCCCAAGtcccccgccaccacccccaAGCAGCTGCGCATCCTCAACCAGCCGCTGCCCGACTTCAAGAACGTCAAGTCCAAGATCGGCTCTACAGAGAACATCAAGTACCAACCCAAAGGAGGGCAG AAGTGCAGGGGCCCCAATCTGCCAACCATGGCCAAACGTGGCGCCTCGTGGATCTGGAAGTCCGTGCTGCGTGTGGTCACGGTCACCCTGTATCTATCAGCCGCACACAGTGTGACCTGGACCAAAGACCCGCTG ATGCAGATTTTAAACAAGAAGCTGGACTTCAGCCGCGTACAGTCAAAGTGCGGCTCCAGGGATAACCTGAAGTACACTCCCCGCGGAGGCAAT GTACAGATCCAGAATAAGAAGATAGACTTGAGTCATGTGACCTCAAAATGTGGATCCCTGGACAACATCCACCATAGACCAG GGGGCGGCAACATCCGCATCGAGAGCGTCAGGCTGGACTTCAAAGACAAGGCCCAGGCCAAGGTTGGCTCCCTGGACAATGCAGGGCAGCCCATCGGCCGTGGCCCCTTCCTG ATCGAGAGCCACAAGGTGATGTTCCAGGCCAAGCCGCGGGACCCCGGCGCGGACATCGTGGTCACGTCGCAGTCGGAGGGCGAGGGTGTCGAGGGGGGGTCCCCGGGGGGCCGGCTGCTGTCCTCCTCCGGCAGCCTCGACATGCTGGAGTCCCCGCAGCTGGCAACGCTGGCCGAGGACGTCACGGCCGCCCTGGCCAAGCAGGGCTTGTGA